A genomic window from Cucumis melo cultivar AY chromosome 8, USDA_Cmelo_AY_1.0, whole genome shotgun sequence includes:
- the LOC103490822 gene encoding glutathione S-transferase U8-like produces the protein MAEQVQVFGFWESPFSRRVELALKLKGVEYQYFEEDLPHNKSDLLLKYNPIHKKVPVLLHHGKPIAESLVILEYIDDVWKENYPILPHHPHQRALARFWAKFIDDKVVVAVVKAAGSRGEDREKAIKEAREALETLEKEIEKSNKLFGGDDIGFVDIVGTVIAGWIPAIEECFGFQLLTTDNFPNLIKWSDQVVNHSIVNQILPPKTEIVAFMKANWKF, from the exons ATGGCAGAACAAGTTCAAGTCTTCGGTTTCTGGGAAAGTCCTTTTAGTCGCAGAGTGGAGCTAGCTCTCAAACTCAAAGGCGTAGAATACCAATACTTTGAAGAAGATTTGCCCCATAATAAGAGTGATTTGCTTCTCAAATACAACCCAATTCACAAGAAGGTCCCTGTTCTCCTCCACCATGGTAAACCCATTGCAGAGTCTCTTGTGATTTTGGAATACattgatgatgtctggaaagaAAATTATCCCATCTTGCCCCATCATCCCCACCAAAGAGCTCTTGCCAGATTCTGGGCTAAGTTTATCGACGACAAG GTCGTGGTTGCAGTAGTGAAGGCTGCTGGAAGCAGAGGAGAAGATAGAGAGAAGGCTATAAAAGAGGCAAGGGAAGCATTAGAAACACTTGAGAAAGAGATTGAAAAAAGCAATAAATTGTTTGGAGGAGATGATATTGGGTTTGTGGACATTGTTGGGACTGTGATTGCTGGTTGGATTCCTGCGATTGAAGAATGCTTTGGGTTTCAGCTGCTTACAACTGATAACTTCCCTAACCTAATCAAATGGAGTGATCAGGTTGTTAACCATTCCATTGTCAACCAGATTCTCCCTCCAAAAACTGAGATCGTTGCCTTTATGAAAGCTAATTGGAAGTTTTAA
- the LOC103490830 gene encoding probable glutathione S-transferase, with translation MAMGEEVELFGGWMSPFSRRVELGLKLKGINYKYNEEDLKNKSDFLLNYNPIYKKVPVFLHNGNPISESLIILEYIDEVWNSVYPFFPQQNPYERAQARFWAKYIGDKVVAAILKAAKSSKREEREKGLEETEETLEPLEKELQNKKFFGGNKIGFVDIVGTVIAYWIPAIEEAFGFEVLTTKKFPNLTKWSEEIVNQSVVKQVLPLKSNLVAYLQVVLTTN, from the exons aTGGCGATGGGGGAAGAAGTGGAATTGTTTGGTGGATGGATGAGTCCATTTAGCCGAAGAGTGGAGTTGGGTTTGAAGCTCAAAGGCATAAATTATAAATACAACGAAGAAGACTTGAAGAACAAAAGTGATTTTCTTTTGAATTACAATCCAATTTACAAGAAAGTCCCTGTTTTCCTTCACAACGGAAACCCCATTTCAGAGTCGCTTATAATTCTTGAATACATCGATGAAGTTTGGAACTCAGTTTATCCTTTCTTTCCTCAACAAAATCCCTATGAAAGAGCTCAAGCAAGATTCTGGGCTAAGTATATAGGTGACAAG GTTGTGGCTGCTATACTGAAGGCTGCAAAAAGCAGCaaaagagaagagagagagaagggttTGGAAGAAACAGAGGAGACATTGGAACCACTTGAGAAAGAGCTTCAAAACAAGAAGTTTTTTGGAGGAAATAAAATTGGATTTGTGGACATTGTTGGAACTGTGATTGCATATTGGATTCCAGCCATTGAAGAAGCTTTTGGATTTGAGGTGTTGACAACAAAAAAGTTTCCAAATTTAACAAAATGGAGTGAAGAGATTGTAAACCAGAGTGTGGTCAAACAGGTTTTGCCTCTAAAGTCTAACCTTGTGGCCTACTTGCAAGTTGTTTTAACAACCAACTAG